GAGACATTAGAGATGTGTGTCAACAGGCAGAACGGTCATGGGCATCGAAGGTAACCAACTAACCATCTAGCATCTACATTTTTCAACCTCACATTGGTATTGTTTACATGTCTTTGTAATTGTGGCGTCTGATAGATAATTCGAGGACAAGCGAGTAAAGATGGAGGACAAGGAAATCTTCCACCTCTGGCAGAATACACTGAGAGCGCCATGAATAGAAGGAAGGCTCTAGCTAGTATTGCAGAACAGAAAAGCCAAGGTTCTATCATGCGCCCACAGAAACCTCAATTGGATACATGTTAGAGAGGTGATTTCAGTGATAGAGACACAAACCATAGGTATATCTCTGCATATAAGGTGTATTCCAACAATCATATCTAGATATAGTTTCTTATGCGGAGCATGCAAACTAGTCCTTGTAAATAATTCAGCAGAAGACCAATTTCAAGTTTCGCTGTGCTTAGGATTAGGATGTCCCATGCTCATTACACAACACCATCAAACATAATGCAAAGATTGGATGCAAAATCTCTTTATTGCTCTGTCCATTCTTGATACAGAGAACATCAAGCaggcatttttatttgttaaaaacaaaagaaaaggacaagaaATCAGGGCCAGATTGCCATGGATAGACTTCAAAAGAAGTTGTTGCATTGTAGCAAATTTAGTAGCAAAGCTCCTTCCCTGCATTCACCAATCACAACTCAGTGAGTCAATCGATTAACAAACAGCTTAAGGTTCCAAACTTTTTCATTGAAAGAGCACGAACGTTACCTTGACGAGATGGGCATCTCCTCGTCTTCTTCACCAGCTCGTTTCCTCTTGCTTCCCATTCCTTTCCCTGCCACAATCGAAGCAATCCGCAACCGAGTCTGCAGCATCATTCGAGTCAACTCAGCCTCCAACTCCATCCTCCTCTTCTCTGCCTCCAACCTTGAAGCCTCTCTTGCCTTGATCATCTCCATCTCCGCAAGGTCCATCCTTGCCATTGTCTCAGAAAAGACTCGGAAGTTCGCTGCAAGATCAGCAAGTCTTGGTGGTGACACGGAGCTTACAGAGTCAGAACTCGGTGGATTATTAGAATCCTCACTGTCTGAAGGGATTTCACCAGACACCATTCCAGCGTCGCAAGCATGCTTTAAGCGGTTCTCCTCGGCCCTGTTCTGTCTGGTTCGATCGGCTGCGTCTGCCATCACAAAAGCTTTGCTCAATAACGCTCTTTCTCTCCATTATTACAGTCACACATTTGTAAAGATGCTGCCACGTCACCTAACTTCGTGGTTAATAGGACCCACTAACAAGACTGAaccttttgatatttttaatgattgaaGCAGCCAGTGGCCCAAATAGCTAACTAcacttcgatttttttttcatcattcctaaggaaatttaatgaatttcagACTACCTAATAGGATGATTAGCTACGTTAAATCATAATTAAGGAAGTTGAAACCATTAGAATTCATACTTTTTACATTGAAAGAGAGCAATAAATTTGTGTACGGCAGTGTAgctgaaagtgtttttttatccgGAAAAAACTTCATggtaatatcttttttaatgtaagagggttaaaattatgagaaattataaaaagaattaaattgattttttttcactttaaacattttttgagaaaacaatttcatgtttttttcactattaaattttaatttacacATCATTCTTTATTGTCATTGCTAAAGAATATTCTTAAAATGCTTATCAAAATTactatgtatttaaaaaaataatagccattaatttgaaatttttatgattgaaaaaatacATCCACTCgtattacaaaataaatctagattttttttttacaaaattagcATTATTTATTAgactcaaataataaaataaaatcatccacatattttaaatattaattaaaacttcaaatgaGTTTGTTAACTATACtatcatataaaattaaatttctaggTAAATCAAGATTGTAAAATGTTTCATAAATACATTCATTTATATATGAATAATCAgcttaaaatctaattaaaaataataatcttaaaaatattacagcgattgctttttaaaatattttttttatttggaaatgtattaaaaaaaatttattatttttttaaatttatttttaatatcaacacatcaaaataattaaaaaaattaatttaaataaaaaaatttaaatttaa
The DNA window shown above is from Populus trichocarpa isolate Nisqually-1 chromosome 4, P.trichocarpa_v4.1, whole genome shotgun sequence and carries:
- the LOC7479051 gene encoding uncharacterized protein At4g22160, which gives rise to MADAADRTRQNRAEENRLKHACDAGMVSGEIPSDSEDSNNPPSSDSVSSVSPPRLADLAANFRVFSETMARMDLAEMEMIKAREASRLEAEKRRMELEAELTRMMLQTRLRIASIVAGKGMGSKRKRAGEEDEEMPISSREGALLLNLLQCNNFF